TTGAGAAGTATGGTGTATATCATCACTATAGTACAGCATGGTTCTACTGACCTTGAGAAGTATGGTGTATATCATCACTATAGTACAGAATGGTTCTACTGACCTTGAGAAGGATAGTGTATAGCATCAGTATAGTACAGCATGGTTCTACTGACCTTGAGAAGGATGGTGTATATCATCACTATATAGTGATATCGCCCCACACAATGCAGCACGACCACCAATTGACATGTGACAAATCACAGCCCCTGCCAAATCACCGCCGACCTATAGAAACAAATCCCATGTAACATCAGTAAATATGTACCTATCTATGGTGTTGTCACTATATGAACTTACCAACTGTAGACGGTCGCTACCAGCTCATTACTGGTAACTGGCGTATGAAAATAACAGTAACATATCTGCGGCCCTGGTTTAATAAAAGAATGGACAATAAACCTTCTGCCGTAGAAACTTAAATTTAAGAAGTGTGATATGCATTATCCTCGTGTATGTATGTAGTAGATGTAACAGTGCTACATTTATCATCCTTTTCTGGTTTTCTAGTTTCTGGTTATCTTGTACACTACAATTTTTGCGCGGAACGACATGGTGGAGCTGCTCTTAACAGGCTCAAGGCTGAGAAAGGCGGGGGTTTTAATTCCGTTCTTAATAGCGATTTTTTAATTTCTGGCGCTAgtgcgcttcattaaattttgtcCTTGTTAACATTTGCATGAGACATCCACAAAATTCTAGACTGAggcaataaaacaaatgaatgaaagaaaaaataatctgatcATAAAGAATCAAAATATCCTAATACTAAATGTTCCAATCAACAATGTCACTATGCAGGGTAGCCATAGTGTTATTAGGGAACTAATACAAATGCTTTCCTTACATGggaaattagaaataaaaacatgattttatatatgtatgaaactTACGTTGTCGAAAAAACAGTTCACGCCATCTGGAGCAGTTTCCTGTAGCTTTGCATTAATGTCATCAGTTTTGTAATTAATAGCAGCATCCATTCCTAAATCTTGTGTAATCCAGCGACATTTGTCGTCACTTCCACATATTCCAATAACTTTGCAACCCTTAAATAAAACGGATTATCCTATAATCTAAATAATAAACAGGTAGCTTTCTacatatctattcattatcttTGTATATCGGTTTTGTAACTAGCACCTGGTTCCAGAACATAACTTGTCGCCAGGGTCCGCTACATGGAAATCTATCTGTTTAAGTAACATATGGTGTTTTTATTGCATTATTTCTGTTGTATAAATAAAGAGTTTGCAGTTGTCGTGAAGTGTTGGTGTTTAGAATGTTTGGCGGTGTTTTTTTTCGCTGAAGCagaataattttttatttttgtatatttacattttggtggcaaagccacgatataaactaagtaaaatgATTTGCAGTCTATATGGGaataattgacacccaaaacgtgacatcaatccatgccgcgcatgaatatacacccaccggaactacttgtaactaacgtaaacaatcatgaAAAATAAGCCTATAACTCATTAGCCTCGTTTCTTTCTGTTAAttgaaaagtatcaaaaagaaattttatacaattttgttaCACAAATATTGAAAAGAATTGAACAACATgttttttcgtattatttcaatgcactttaTTGTTTGTCAATCTGcacgtgacaaatgaattttgaaaataggctgttccatttgtcgaaccccattgacaaagtcgctgaatattggcattttttatgctaactcaattttaattttcaaaataacaaaaaagtaTGTCGAGAAtttaaatataagcattaaactgtatttttgtgtctatggtcgatatagatgccagaacTGTGCAAACAAAgttctggcatctatatcgaccatagactcagtttaatccttaaagtGTCAAAGGCATTTCTATCAATCCTGTGTCAAATTTTGCCTCATTCTGATGTTCACATTGCAATGCCAATTTCCGTCATCTGAGCCGGAGACAAAAGATATATCTACTTTGAGACGTTGACGTTTTTATCATGGACAAGCGGCTACTGCTTTTGAAGCCTTTGCGGTTCAAAGTCAACAAAATCTACTCTGACCAAAACGATTGACTTAGTAAATTATCACTTATCTACTAATATATATAGTCATTGATATAACCAGTACTAGTAAAAACCTCAGGGATCCATTACCGATGCTTTGGCTATTTGACCGGCGACGCTGCCCACCGCTCCTCCTGCTGACGTCACGACGACAGTGTCCCCTGACTTTGGTTTACATACATGTGTCATACCGCAGTAGGCAGTCAGACTGTTGTAGAAATTTAACAGACCAATTATactaaaatttacatttcacaAGTAACGTTTAATTGCTTCTTGAAATCACGTTTTCTGTTAAAGATGAAGAGATAAAATGCTACTTGCTACATTTTGACTGATATGCTTTATTGTGATGCTGACTGATagaatatgtacatatacaactGTTAAGATAATTCTGATTTCAAAACATAATGAAGTGATTCACATAAACATATGCCTTCAATAAAATACTATCTTCAATATTCAACAACACTTAAATTGTACATACCCTGTAAGTCCTAGCATGCCTAGAGCATTAGAGACCGGAACATCGCCCATGACAGGAAGTTGTCGGAGTGACGTCATATCTGACACACGGGTAAGTGTCCGCCATCCGACATTTGCCAACACCAAAGACTCAGCAGGGAATTGTGGATTTTTACTTTGAAGAACCCTTAATGAGTTTATGACAAGATTTTTAATACACTTAAGTCATCAATAATGTAATTACTTTGTCTTATCAGTTCGTCTAATTATGTTTAATTGATAACATATCATGACATGCATAACATATCTAAATTGAGGTTTGTTTAACAAATGTATTGACCAGCGGACGAACAAAAATGCTTATTTAGGATTATAATGAAAGAGCTTAAAAGGCTCAACAGTAGATACTCCATACGAAACCGAATTTATCTGAGCAAGTTTTGTAATTGTTACCCATGTAACGAACTCATCATATTGCAAGTCGTGTATATTTTCGATGTCAGCATGCACCTTTTAAAATAGAACCTGTTTTAACACCTTGCTATCTGTTCCGCCATCATCATAGAACCTTCTGTGAGACAGCGCTCTGCATATGGTCTGTAACaaagaaaaggggaaaattGTAGTGTCTCACCCCTGTCATAGGTCTGTAACAAAGAACAGGGAATATGTAGTGTATCATCCCCTCACAAAGGTCTGTAATATAGAACAGGGAATATGTAGTGTATCATCCCTGTCATAGGTCTGTAACAAAGAACAGGGAATATGAAGTGTATCATCCCCTAACATATAGGTCTGTAATATAGAACAGGGAATATGTAGTGTATCATCCCTGTCATAGGTCTGTAACAAAGAACAGGGAATATGTAGTGTATCATCCCCTAACATATAGGTCTGTAACAAAGAACAGGGAATATGTAGTGTATCATCCCCTAACATATAGGTCTGTAATATAGAACAGGGAATATGTAGTGTATCATCCCCTAACATATAGGTCTGTAATATAGAACAGGGAATATGTAGTGTATCATCCCCTAACATATAGGTCTGTAACATAGAACAGGGAATATGTAGTGTATCATCACCTAACATATAGGTCTGTAATATAGAACAGGGAATATGTAGTGTATCATCCCCTCACAAAGGTCTGTAATATAGAACAGGGAATATGTAGTGTATCATCCCCTAACATATAGGTCTGTAATATAGAACAGGGAATATGTAGTGTATCATCCCCTAACATATAGGTCTGTAACATAGAACAGGGAATATGTAGTGTATCATCCCTGTCATAGGTCTGTAATATAGAACAGGGAATATGTAGTGTATCATCCCCTAACATATAGGTCTGTAATATAGAACAGGGAATATGTAGTGTATCATCACCTAACATATAGGTCTGTAACAAAGAACAGGGGAAATTTGTAGTGTCTCACCCCTGTCATAGGTCTGTAACATAGAACAGGGAATATGTAGTGTATCATCCCCTAACATATAGGTCTGTAATATAGAACAGGGAATATGTAGTGTATCATCCCCTAACATATAGGTCTTTAATATAGAACAGGGAATATGTAGTGTATCATCCCCTCACAAAGGTTGctattttgaaataaagttGACGACAACTAGTCTAAAGGATTTTATCATGAATTACTTCCCATTTACTTCTTTTGAGCTTTTCTTGTGTAAAAGTACTACACATTAGCAATAGGTGTCTTTATTATCAACGTCATTGCTGGTTAATTTCGTCATACTGCCGATACATGTCCGTCGAATTTGAAAACTAAGTAATGCGGTCGCCATGGAAAATACTGTTGTTGGTATACCACTGTTATATTGCGTTACATGAAAACCCAATGCATGCTTGATATTGTTGGTCGACTGCTGGTAATTACAAAGACCGATACCGGCTGATCACTTTTATACTGGTAGGTTGGGGCTATGATACATATTTATGATCTTTTGTACTGGTAGGTTGGGGCTATGATACATATTTATGATCTTTTATACCGGTCGGTGGGGGCTACGATACATATTTATGATCTTTTATACCGGTCGGTGGGGGCTACGATACATATTTATGATCTTTTATACCGGTCGGTGGGGGCTACGATACATATTTATGATCTTTTGTACTGCGTTATACTTTTGCATGGTACATATCTGGCTGACTTTGTAGTTAAATGTGCACCATGCTACCCTTTTCTGGTTCACATTTAAGTGGTTAGAAGTGTTTTGATGTATAAAATCATCTTTCTTCATATACAATGTCAGCCTACTGAAGTGATGCTTCAGCTTTCGCGACAACCAGGAGGGCCTCTACtaaatgttttttctttcaAACAAGTTTATTCGATTCTGCCCAAAAAGTGATCAAGCATGTTAATTCAACGGGAATAAATGAAGTCACGTTTACATCAATAACAATGCTAATTTAGGATACAATTGACCTCTGTGGTTTACATTTTTCTGTAAACGGCGAAAGCAGCTCAGACGTGTAAAACATCATAATACACT
Above is a window of Pecten maximus chromosome 7, xPecMax1.1, whole genome shotgun sequence DNA encoding:
- the LOC117331496 gene encoding prostaglandin reductase 1-like codes for the protein MTSTSTKCQKWVLAKTMKGAATLSHFRLEEEDLITDLQDGEVLCEAVYISVDPYMRPYAERCLTEGSMMMAEQIARVLQSKNPQFPAESLVLANVGWRTLTRVSDMTSLRQLPVMGDVPVSNALGMLGLTGLTAYCGMTHVCKPKSGDTVVVTSAGGAVGSVAGQIAKASGCKVIGICGSDDKCRWITQDLGMDAAINYKTDDINAKLQETAPDGVNCFFDNVGGDLAGAVICHMSIGGRAALCGAISLYSDDIHHPSQGLSIFRAIVAKQLTVQGFNVLNWFSSWDVVYRALYDLVTEGKLRSKEVIYEGFDKLPEAFLKLFQGGNLGKIVVKIQN